The genomic DNA GCGCACCGCGCCGCGGTGCTGGAGCAGGGCCGCGTCGTTCACCAGGGCGAGGCCTGCGCGCTGGCGAACGATCCGGTGATCGCCGACCACTACTTCGGCCGTGCGGGCCTGATTGCGTGATCGAGCAGAGGCCCGATCGGCCGCGACCGGGTCGCGGCCTGCAGCAGTCGCTACTCGGCCTTGATGTTCCGCTCGCGAACCACGCGGCGCCACTTCTCGGTCTCCGCCTCGATGTAGCGGGTGAACTGTTCCGGCGTGCCGCTGACCGGATCGATGCCGTTCTCGTTGAGCTTCTGTTTCACCTCGGCGGGTGCGATCGCCTTGAGGTACGCGGCGCTCAACGCGCGCACGACCGGCGCGGGCGTGCCGGCGCGCACGGTGAAGCCTTGCCAGCCTTCGACCTCGAAGCCCTTGATGCCTTGCTCGGCGACGGTCGGCAGGTCGGGGTAGGCCGGGATGCGATGGGCGCCGGCGGCGGCGATCGCGCGCAGCCGGCCTGATTCGATGTGCGAGCGCGCCGACGCCCGATCGAGGAACATCATGCCGACCTGTCCGCCGAGCAGATCCTGCACCGCCGGACCTCCGCCCTTGTAGGTGATGGCCACCACCTTCATGCCGGTCTCGCGGGCAAGCAGCTCGGTCGCCAGGTGGTGCGTGGTGCCCACGCTCGGGGAGGCATAGTTCAGCCCCTGCGGCATGCGCGCCGCCAGCGCCACCAGCTCCGGCACGTTGCGCACCGGCAGCACCGTGGGATTGACCACCAGCAGGAAGTCGAACTTGGCCGTCATGGTCACGGGCGCCAGATCCTTCAGCGGATCGTAGGCGAGCTTCTCGAACATGCTGGGATTGACGGCATAGGTCGTCATGTCGCCGAGCAGGAAGGTGTAGCCGTCGGCCGGCAAATGCCTGGCCACCGCCGTCGCGCCGATGATGCCGGAGGCGCCCGGCCGGTTCTCCACGATCACGGGCTGTCCCAGTGCCTCGCCCATGCCGGGCGCGACCAGCCGCGCGAAGTAGTCGGTGCCGCCGCCGGCCGGGTAGGGAACGATCAGGCGGATCGGCTGGCTGGGCCAGGCCGCCTGCGCAAGGACCGGGAACGCCGCCGGGACCAGCGAACCGGTGGCGAGCAGGGAAAGCAGGGAGCGTCTTTGCATGGTGATGTCTCTTCGTTCGGGTCGCTTCGTCTATGCCGTGAGGTCGCGCTGAAGAATCCTCGAGAAGGCCGCGGCCAGCTGGGACTGCGCCGCGTCGCTGCGGCCCATGGCGCGCCAGGCCACGTGCTGGTCGGGCCGCACCAGGATCGCGCCGTCGGACGACACGCCGCGCAGGCAGCGCCAGGTGCCTTCCACATCGCGCACCGCGGCTTCGTCGTGGATCTCGACCACGTCGAGCGGCACGCCGCCGCGCCGCGCCACAGTGGCCGCCGCATCGGCCCAGGCCGATGCCCCGCGCCCGGTCAGCAGCACGAAGCGGCCCGGCTGCACGAGATCGAGCGTGGAGATCTTCCGGCCATCGCGTTCGAGCCACGCGTGCGGCAGCCGATGCCCGGGCCGGGTGGTCGGCACGTAGGTCTGGCCGAGCGGGTCGCGTTCGGGCGTGGGCGTGCCGTCAGGCATCACCGCGCCGATGTCGTAGTGGTAGCCGAGCTCGATGTCGTGCGCCTGCCATTCCATGCGCTGCACTTCCATGATCTGTGCCAGCCGTGCGCGGCGGGTGCGGCCTTCCGGGTCGTCGGCGAAGAAGCGGCGGAAGTTGGCCTGGCTCAGTTCGGCATTGCCGCGCACCAGGCCGATGCCGGCGTCGGTGAGCTGGTGGTTCTGGAAGGTCATCAGCGCCCACTGGATGTTGGCGGCAGCGACCGGCCGGCGCTCGGCCTCGTAGCTGTCGAGCAGGCTGTCGTGCGCCTGTTCCTTCAGCACCGCGGCGATCTTCCAGGCGAGGTTGTGCGCATCCTGGATCGCGGAGTTCAGGCCGAGGCCGGTGGTGGGCGGATGGCGATGCGCCGCGTCGCCGGCCAGCAGCACGCGGCCCCAGCGGTAGCGGTCGACCAGCACGCCTTCGACGGTCCAGTGGCCGATGCCGATGATGTCGGGGTCGAGATCGGGGATCTTCAGGAGTTCGCGCATGCGCGGCAGCAGCGAGGCTTCCTCGAAGCGCGAGGGATCGTCGGGCCGGAAGCTGAAGTGGAACATCCACTCTTGCGAGTGCCGGCCGAAGCGCGTGGGGCCGAGCTGTCCCAGCACGCCGCTGGCCCACGAACCGCCTTCGGGGTTCACGAACCAGGTCGTCATTGAATCGTCGTCGTCCCAGTACTGCGAGAGGTCCGCGCGGAAGTACACGGTGACCATGTGCGCGAGGTCGGTCGCGCCGGTCATCACCGCGCCCACGGCGGGCCCGACGGTCTTGCCGCCATCGGCGCCGATGAGGTACCTGGCGCGCACGCGGAATTCCTCGCCGCTGGCACGGTCGAGCACCAGCGCGGTGACGCCGCTGTCATCCTGCCCGAACGATTGCAGCTGATGGTTGTAGCGCACCTGCGCAAGGTCTTCGGCCGCGGCCATCTCGCGCAGCAGCGGCTCCATGCGCACCTGGGGATACAGCGTCGACTCGCAGGGGCTGTCCTTGGCGTAGTGCTGCGCGAGCGAACCCCCGCCGAAGGATTCGATGCGGTAGAAGGTGCGGCGGTCGAGCTCGCCGTCGCCGGCGAGCGAGGTGCACCAGCGGATGTGCGAGATGTGCTTGAGCGGCATCGAGCGCTCGTAGACGCGCTGGGCCGCGTCGAACTGGCGCAGCAGTTCCATGGTGCGCTGGCTGATGTAGCGCGCCTTGGGCAGGCGCCCGGGCGCGGGATGGCGCTCGATCAGCAGGCTGCGGATGCCCTGGCGGGAGAGGAACAGCGACGCGGCGAGGCCGCAGCCTCCGCCGCCGACGATCAGAACGGGAATGTCGATGTCTTTCATGGTCATTTCTGAAGGGAAGGATGGGCCTTGATGCGCGCGAACAGGGCGCGGTGGCCCTGCGTCATCGATGGGTCGGTGTCGTTGCGCTGGTGCGCGAGCGCCTCGGCCAGTTCGCGCC from Variovorax sp. PBL-E5 includes the following:
- a CDS encoding Bug family tripartite tricarboxylate transporter substrate binding protein yields the protein MQRRSLLSLLATGSLVPAAFPVLAQAAWPSQPIRLIVPYPAGGGTDYFARLVAPGMGEALGQPVIVENRPGASGIIGATAVARHLPADGYTFLLGDMTTYAVNPSMFEKLAYDPLKDLAPVTMTAKFDFLLVVNPTVLPVRNVPELVALAARMPQGLNYASPSVGTTHHLATELLARETGMKVVAITYKGGGPAVQDLLGGQVGMMFLDRASARSHIESGRLRAIAAAGAHRIPAYPDLPTVAEQGIKGFEVEGWQGFTVRAGTPAPVVRALSAAYLKAIAPAEVKQKLNENGIDPVSGTPEQFTRYIEAETEKWRRVVRERNIKAE
- a CDS encoding FAD-dependent monooxygenase, with product MKDIDIPVLIVGGGGCGLAASLFLSRQGIRSLLIERHPAPGRLPKARYISQRTMELLRQFDAAQRVYERSMPLKHISHIRWCTSLAGDGELDRRTFYRIESFGGGSLAQHYAKDSPCESTLYPQVRMEPLLREMAAAEDLAQVRYNHQLQSFGQDDSGVTALVLDRASGEEFRVRARYLIGADGGKTVGPAVGAVMTGATDLAHMVTVYFRADLSQYWDDDDSMTTWFVNPEGGSWASGVLGQLGPTRFGRHSQEWMFHFSFRPDDPSRFEEASLLPRMRELLKIPDLDPDIIGIGHWTVEGVLVDRYRWGRVLLAGDAAHRHPPTTGLGLNSAIQDAHNLAWKIAAVLKEQAHDSLLDSYEAERRPVAAANIQWALMTFQNHQLTDAGIGLVRGNAELSQANFRRFFADDPEGRTRRARLAQIMEVQRMEWQAHDIELGYHYDIGAVMPDGTPTPERDPLGQTYVPTTRPGHRLPHAWLERDGRKISTLDLVQPGRFVLLTGRGASAWADAAATVARRGGVPLDVVEIHDEAAVRDVEGTWRCLRGVSSDGAILVRPDQHVAWRAMGRSDAAQSQLAAAFSRILQRDLTA